One Aquipuribacter sp. SD81 genomic region harbors:
- a CDS encoding TetR/AcrR family transcriptional regulator, translating to MVMHTTSPVVSRRAPVRPSPEQIDAAILDTAAEVFARHGFAGTSVQQVADAVGYSKTGLLRRFPSKQALYDAAVEHVTTEVRALRGRLEGQGPARRRGFLASAAAAAFARPGVVLLMIEALQEGADLPHADRLDALAHDLLAALTEDLAEPHDRLRAVMALQLVANTALLTLEPQAPLGDLPPAQVQELAVEAAVAVLGAGPAPA from the coding sequence ATGGTCATGCACACGACCTCGCCGGTCGTCTCCCGTCGCGCCCCCGTCCGCCCGTCCCCGGAGCAGATCGACGCCGCCATCCTCGACACGGCGGCGGAGGTCTTCGCCCGGCACGGCTTCGCGGGCACCTCCGTGCAGCAGGTCGCGGACGCCGTCGGCTACTCCAAGACGGGCCTGCTGCGGCGGTTCCCGTCCAAGCAGGCGCTGTACGACGCGGCCGTCGAGCACGTGACGACCGAGGTCCGCGCCCTCCGCGGCCGGCTCGAGGGGCAGGGCCCGGCCCGCCGGCGCGGCTTCCTCGCCTCCGCGGCGGCCGCGGCCTTCGCCCGGCCCGGAGTCGTCCTGCTCATGATCGAGGCGCTGCAGGAGGGCGCGGACCTGCCGCACGCCGACCGCCTCGACGCCCTCGCCCACGACCTGCTCGCCGCGCTCACCGAGGACCTCGCCGAGCCGCACGACCGGCTGCGGGCCGTGATGGCCCTGCAGCTGGTCGCCAACACGGCGCTGCTCACCCTCGAGCCGCAGGCGCCGCTCGGCGACCTGCCGCCCGCCCAGGTCCAGGAGCTCGCCGTCGAGGCCGCCGTCGCGGTCCTCGGGGCGGGCCCCGCGCCCGCCTGA
- a CDS encoding bifunctional diguanylate cyclase/phosphodiesterase, whose translation MDRVLGVLLGAVALGVLGYPFLPVDGRASDVAYPALAVGSLLVGWTGLALRRPVRVLPWTLLLAGYSAWVAGDLLFVLETEVWRLGYWPAWSDVLYLSGYGLLALGALQLVRSRRQRRDGTALLDAAIVTIGVAVPTVAFVVVPAATDTTASLLGKLVSSAYPAGDLFLLAMLARLATTPGARTLSFRLLVASLGVTLVTDAAWNVAAVSTGYTDVNRWMDLGWLAGYVLIAGAALSRDMRVLTERPPDREQAPGRVRLAMLAAALSLPGATLVADGVQDGDVAWATIGVGAIVLSLLVLVRMAGLLDQVRVQAVQLAAVARLDPLTGTPNRRTWDLELSRAVHDADASGEPLCVAMLDVDHFKRWNDTHGHQRGDELLREAATAWTAGLGEGRLLARYGGEEFAVLLPGSDLVAARHAVDRLRALTPHGQTFSAGVARWQPGTEPGAAVAAADQALYQAKRRGRDRVAVHGESSARLLPTWVDHVAVAVQPVVDLATGAVVAHEALARFPHSGDVTGVFEAAWAEGFGDLLELETVGRALTLPGRPPGTALHVNVSGAALASERFWSGLPARLDDVVVELGEDHRVPDWAVHADAVRALRERGARVAVDDLGAGAGDLARVLAIRPDLITLDRGVVTGCGTDPAREGLVRALLQLARSDGARVCAEGVETEADLDVLRALGVDLVQGFLLGRPRPAWCADADLPHVARPGSLSPS comes from the coding sequence GTGGACCGTGTTCTCGGCGTCCTGCTCGGCGCCGTCGCCCTCGGCGTCCTCGGGTACCCCTTCCTGCCCGTGGACGGCCGGGCCTCCGACGTCGCCTACCCCGCCCTGGCCGTCGGCTCCCTCCTCGTCGGCTGGACCGGGCTGGCGCTGCGGCGCCCGGTCCGGGTGCTGCCGTGGACCCTGCTGCTCGCGGGGTACTCCGCCTGGGTCGCGGGCGACCTGCTGTTCGTCCTGGAGACGGAGGTGTGGCGGCTCGGCTACTGGCCGGCCTGGTCCGACGTGCTCTACCTGTCCGGCTACGGCCTGCTCGCGCTCGGCGCCCTGCAGCTCGTGCGCTCGCGCCGGCAGCGCCGCGACGGCACCGCCCTGCTCGACGCCGCGATCGTCACCATCGGCGTCGCCGTGCCCACGGTCGCCTTCGTCGTCGTGCCGGCGGCCACCGACACGACCGCGAGCCTGCTCGGCAAGCTCGTGTCGTCCGCCTACCCCGCCGGGGACCTGTTCCTGCTCGCGATGCTCGCGCGGCTCGCCACCACACCGGGCGCCCGCACGCTGTCCTTCCGGCTGCTGGTCGCCTCCCTCGGGGTGACGCTCGTGACCGACGCGGCGTGGAACGTCGCCGCGGTGTCGACGGGCTACACCGACGTCAACCGCTGGATGGACCTCGGCTGGCTGGCCGGCTACGTGCTCATCGCCGGCGCCGCGCTGAGCCGGGACATGCGCGTGCTCACCGAGCGGCCGCCGGACCGCGAGCAGGCGCCCGGCCGGGTACGCCTGGCGATGCTCGCGGCCGCGCTCAGCCTGCCGGGGGCCACCCTCGTGGCCGACGGGGTGCAGGACGGCGACGTCGCGTGGGCGACGATCGGCGTCGGCGCCATCGTGCTGTCGCTGCTCGTGCTCGTCCGCATGGCCGGGCTGCTGGACCAGGTGCGGGTGCAGGCGGTCCAGCTGGCCGCGGTCGCGCGGCTCGACCCGCTCACGGGCACGCCGAACCGGCGCACGTGGGACCTCGAGCTGTCCCGGGCGGTGCACGACGCCGACGCGTCCGGCGAGCCGCTGTGCGTGGCGATGCTCGACGTCGACCACTTCAAGCGCTGGAACGACACCCACGGGCACCAGCGGGGCGACGAGCTCCTGCGCGAGGCCGCGACCGCGTGGACGGCGGGCCTCGGCGAGGGCCGGCTGCTCGCCCGCTACGGCGGGGAGGAGTTCGCGGTCCTGCTGCCGGGGTCGGACCTTGTGGCCGCGCGGCACGCCGTCGACCGGCTGCGCGCGCTCACCCCGCACGGGCAGACCTTCTCCGCCGGCGTCGCCCGCTGGCAGCCGGGCACCGAGCCCGGCGCCGCCGTCGCCGCCGCCGACCAGGCGCTGTACCAGGCCAAGCGGCGGGGACGCGACCGCGTCGCGGTGCACGGCGAGAGCTCCGCCCGCCTGCTGCCCACCTGGGTCGACCACGTGGCGGTGGCCGTGCAGCCGGTCGTCGACCTGGCGACGGGGGCGGTCGTGGCGCACGAGGCGCTCGCGCGCTTCCCCCACTCCGGCGACGTGACGGGCGTGTTCGAGGCCGCGTGGGCCGAGGGCTTCGGCGACCTGCTCGAGCTCGAGACCGTCGGTCGCGCCCTCACCCTGCCCGGGCGACCGCCCGGCACGGCGCTGCACGTCAACGTGTCCGGCGCGGCGCTGGCGAGCGAGCGCTTCTGGTCCGGGCTGCCCGCGCGCCTCGACGACGTCGTCGTCGAGCTGGGCGAGGACCACCGGGTGCCGGACTGGGCCGTGCACGCCGACGCGGTCCGGGCGCTGCGCGAGCGGGGCGCACGCGTGGCCGTCGACGACCTCGGTGCGGGCGCGGGCGACCTCGCGCGCGTCCTCGCGATCCGGCCCGACCTCATCACGCTGGACCGCGGCGTCGTCACCGGCTGCGGCACCGACCCGGCCCGGGAGGGCCTCGTCCGCGCCCTGCTGCAGCTCGCGCGCTCCGACGGCGCGCGCGTGTGCGCCGAGGGGGTGGAGACCGAGGCCGACCTCGACGTGCTCCGGGCGCTCGGGGTCGACCTCGTCCAGGGGTTCCTGCTCGGCCGGCCGCGCCCGGCCTGGTGCGCCGACGCCGACCTGCCGCACGTCGCGCGGCCGGGCTCCCTCAGCCCGTCATGA
- the argG gene encoding argininosuccinate synthase → MSKVLMQLPVGERVGIAFSGGLDTSVAVAWMREKGAVPCTYTADLGQADEPDIASVPTRAHDYGAEVARLVDCREALVEEGLAALTCGAFHIRSGGRPYFNTTPLGRAVTGTLLVRAMLADDVQVWGDGSTYKGNDIERFYRYGLLANPSLRIYKPWLDPAFVHELGGRTEMSQWLQARDLPYRASTEKAYSTDANIWGATHEAKALEHLDNGIELVEPIMGVRFWDPAVDVDPEDVTVTFEQGRPVAIDGQHFDSPVDLVLAANAVGGRHGLGMSDQIENRIIEAKSRGIYEAPGMALLHAAYERLVNAVHNEDTLATYHSEGRRLGRLLYEGRWLDPQALMLRESLQRWVGTAVTGSVTLRLRRGEDYSVLDTQGPAFSYHPDKLSMERTVDSAFGPVDRIGQLTMRNLDIADSRARLEQYASLGMVGDGHAALIGASAGPGSLIGDLESGGAEAIASRGRVSEGDALLDRAAMEAGTD, encoded by the coding sequence GTGTCCAAGGTCCTCATGCAGCTGCCCGTCGGCGAGCGGGTCGGCATCGCGTTCTCCGGTGGTCTCGACACGTCCGTCGCCGTGGCGTGGATGCGGGAGAAGGGCGCGGTGCCGTGCACGTACACCGCCGACCTCGGCCAGGCCGACGAGCCGGACATCGCCTCGGTCCCGACCCGCGCGCACGACTACGGCGCCGAGGTCGCGCGCCTGGTCGACTGCCGCGAGGCCCTCGTCGAGGAGGGTCTCGCCGCGCTGACCTGCGGTGCCTTCCACATCCGCTCCGGCGGCCGGCCGTACTTCAACACCACGCCGCTCGGCCGGGCCGTGACCGGGACGCTCCTGGTCCGGGCGATGCTCGCCGACGACGTGCAGGTCTGGGGTGACGGCAGCACGTACAAGGGCAACGACATCGAGCGGTTCTACCGCTACGGCCTGCTCGCGAACCCGTCGCTGCGCATCTACAAGCCGTGGCTCGACCCGGCCTTCGTCCACGAGCTCGGCGGGCGCACCGAGATGTCGCAGTGGCTGCAGGCCCGCGACCTGCCGTACCGGGCGAGCACCGAGAAGGCGTACTCGACCGACGCCAACATCTGGGGCGCCACCCACGAGGCGAAGGCGCTCGAGCACCTCGACAACGGCATCGAGCTCGTCGAGCCGATCATGGGCGTGCGGTTCTGGGACCCCGCGGTCGACGTCGACCCGGAGGACGTGACCGTCACCTTCGAGCAGGGCCGTCCCGTCGCCATCGACGGGCAGCACTTCGACTCCCCCGTCGACCTCGTGCTCGCGGCCAACGCGGTCGGCGGCCGGCACGGGCTCGGCATGTCCGACCAGATCGAGAACCGCATCATCGAAGCGAAGAGCCGGGGCATCTACGAGGCGCCCGGCATGGCGCTCCTGCACGCGGCCTACGAGCGGCTCGTCAACGCCGTCCACAACGAGGACACCCTCGCCACGTACCACTCCGAGGGCCGCCGGCTCGGCCGGCTGCTGTACGAGGGCCGCTGGCTGGACCCGCAGGCGCTCATGCTCCGCGAGTCGCTGCAGCGCTGGGTCGGCACGGCCGTCACCGGCTCGGTGACGCTGCGGCTGCGCCGCGGCGAGGACTACTCGGTGCTCGACACCCAGGGACCGGCCTTCAGCTACCACCCCGACAAGCTGTCGATGGAGCGGACCGTCGACTCGGCGTTCGGCCCGGTCGACCGGATCGGGCAGCTGACGATGCGCAACCTCGACATCGCCGACTCCCGCGCCCGCCTCGAGCAGTACGCCTCCCTCGGCATGGTCGGCGACGGCCACGCCGCCCTCATCGGCGCCTCGGCGGGCCCCGGCTCGCTCATCGGCGACCTGGAGTCCGGCGGCGCCGAGGCCATCGCCTCGCGCGGCCGGGTGAGCGAGGGCGACGCCCTGCTCGACCGGGCGGCGATGGAGGCCGGCACCGACTGA